In Aliamphritea ceti, a single window of DNA contains:
- a CDS encoding RNA pyrophosphohydrolase: MIDSDGFRPNVGIILANSMGQVLWARRIGQDAWQFPQGGIDRSETPEQAMYRELKEEIGLSPEDVEIVAVTRGWLRYRLPKRMIRHHSHPVCVGQKQKWFLLRMLSEDSAVSIDETAKPEFDGWRWVSYWYPLGQVVAFKRDVYRKAMRELSPKLTRLVLDGWL; this comes from the coding sequence GTGATTGATTCAGACGGGTTCAGACCGAATGTCGGTATCATTCTGGCAAACTCGATGGGTCAGGTACTTTGGGCAAGACGAATTGGACAAGACGCATGGCAGTTCCCCCAGGGGGGGATTGATCGCTCAGAAACTCCTGAGCAGGCGATGTACCGTGAACTTAAAGAAGAGATCGGACTGTCGCCGGAAGATGTAGAGATTGTTGCTGTAACCCGTGGTTGGCTAAGGTATAGATTACCCAAGAGAATGATTCGGCATCACTCACATCCGGTGTGTGTCGGCCAGAAGCAAAAATGGTTTTTATTGCGGATGCTTAGTGAAGACAGTGCTGTCAGTATCGATGAGACTGCAAAGCCAGAGTTTGATGGCTGGCGCTGGGTAAGCTACTGGTATCCGTTAGGCCAGGTTGTGGCGTTTAAGCGTGATGTGTATCGCAAAGCAATGCGTGAATTGTCACCCAAGCTAACCCGTCTTGTATTGGACGG
- a CDS encoding histidinol-phosphatase — translation MALAIFDLDNTLLNGDSDHAWGEFLCEKGIVDTEAYRQANDYFYEQYVAGTLDIHEFLTFALKPLAELETEQLQNLHQQFMEEKVTAMMLPKAAELLQTHKNNGDYTLIITATNRFVTGPIAAKLGVNEIIATDPEMIDGRYTGKIAGTPCFQDGKVTRLNTWLENNPYSLEGSYFYSDSNNDLPLLKLVDHPVAVDADETLTATAEQNNWKIISLR, via the coding sequence GTGGCACTGGCAATTTTTGACCTTGATAACACCCTACTGAACGGCGACAGCGATCATGCCTGGGGCGAGTTTCTATGCGAAAAAGGCATTGTTGATACGGAAGCTTACCGTCAGGCAAATGATTATTTTTATGAACAGTATGTTGCTGGCACACTGGATATTCATGAATTTCTGACTTTCGCACTCAAGCCCCTGGCGGAACTAGAGACAGAACAACTTCAGAACCTGCACCAACAGTTCATGGAAGAAAAAGTTACTGCGATGATGCTGCCAAAAGCTGCTGAGTTACTGCAAACACATAAAAACAACGGTGATTACACCCTGATTATTACCGCTACAAACCGTTTCGTAACCGGCCCGATTGCAGCCAAACTTGGCGTCAACGAAATCATCGCGACCGACCCTGAGATGATTGATGGCCGCTATACCGGCAAAATCGCTGGCACGCCCTGCTTTCAGGACGGCAAAGTCACCCGACTAAATACCTGGCTGGAAAACAATCCATACTCATTAGAAGGTAGCTACTTCTACAGCGATTCAAATAACGACTTGCCACTGCTAAAGCTGGTCGATCATCCGGTAGCAGTTGATGCCGATGAAACCTTGACTGCCACAGCCGAACAGAACAACTGGAAAATCATCAGCTTACGTTAA
- a CDS encoding SDR family oxidoreductase — MSENTVLITGASRGIGAATARLLASQNYNICLNYHQQRNAAVQLSEELTKAGCKTLILQADISQEDQVTDMFRKIDTAFGSLTHLVNNAGILKPQMRLQDMSAERINQILTVNVTGYFLCCREAIKRMSTANSGKGGAIVNVSSVAARTGSPGEYIDYAASKGAIDTLTTGLATEVASEGIRVNGVRPGFIYTDMHTDGGEPGRIERLRPAIPMQRGGQPEEVAAAIAWLLSDQASYTTGSFIDLAGGK, encoded by the coding sequence ATGTCAGAAAATACTGTTTTGATTACCGGGGCGAGCCGCGGCATTGGTGCTGCAACAGCCCGCCTACTGGCCAGCCAGAATTACAATATTTGCCTGAACTACCACCAGCAACGCAATGCGGCAGTACAACTCAGCGAGGAACTGACCAAGGCCGGCTGTAAGACACTTATCCTCCAGGCAGATATAAGCCAGGAAGATCAGGTCACAGATATGTTTCGCAAAATAGATACCGCTTTTGGCTCGCTTACTCACCTGGTCAACAATGCGGGCATTCTCAAGCCTCAAATGCGCCTGCAAGACATGTCTGCTGAACGCATTAATCAAATCCTGACGGTAAACGTCACCGGATATTTCTTATGCTGCAGAGAAGCGATCAAACGCATGTCTACTGCAAACAGCGGCAAAGGTGGCGCAATTGTTAATGTTTCATCCGTAGCAGCCCGCACTGGTTCACCGGGTGAATATATTGATTATGCAGCTTCGAAAGGTGCTATCGACACCCTGACAACCGGACTGGCAACCGAAGTCGCCAGCGAAGGCATTCGGGTGAATGGCGTCCGTCCGGGATTCATATATACAGATATGCACACTGATGGCGGCGAACCGGGCCGGATTGAACGGCTCAGACCCGCCATTCCTATGCAACGTGGCGGACAGCCTGAAGAAGTTGCTGCTGCCATCGCCTGGCTACTATCCGATCAGGCCTCTTACACCACAGGCAGTTTTATTGACCTTGCCGGCGGAAAATAA
- a CDS encoding FAD-dependent oxidoreductase, with protein sequence MSKFPSKAKVVIIGQGGIVGASVVHHLIERGWDDIVGIDKSAIPTDIGSTAHASDFCFNTAHDQMTMFTTKYSIDFYEAMGRYERIGGIEVARNGDTERMDELKRRVTSGKAFGNNVRMMSTAEAKEKFPLLEEDVIQGALWDPDAGLVVPRSQTVAGELVEAAEKTGKLTTFANTSCTGLKIEDGRIKGVETERGYIEAEHVVVCAGLWGRLIAEMAGEDLPVMPVDHPLTFFKPFNEFENTGKEIGYPLLRDQGNSAYLRDTGDPKSAEGGQLEWGYYEEKEPRMCHPRDILEKEEARLSPSQRDLELEEVIEPLEKAMELTPILAELGYDEKYSFNGLLQVTADGGPSIGESSNVRGLWYGVSVWVKDGPGTGKVIADWMTDGRTEFDHSSIDVARAYPFQCEEQYIHDRCYESAFKIYNPPVHNREPYTAARGKFRSPFWERENELGGYFMEIVGWERAHGYASNEHLLEEYGDRIPVREAEWDSRHFFRVSNAEHLKMSEDVGMVNLSHFAIIDVTGPDAEKLMEYTCVAKVGADTPIGKGVYTHFLDAVGGVRADLTVLRLGEQHYRVIDGGDAGHRDLVWLKRMAQDMGFNAEVTNETANYGCLGVWGPNARTVLEKVVDDPASISLENYPFAAVKDIKIGGVDYTFFRISYVGEQGWEIHFKMEDGLALWDAVYAQGVTPVGIETYANSRRLEKSLRLQNADILTEYNLLEVDLARPKVKAAEFFGKDALLAHREREHQPAYLCTLTMNDNVDSAGVARYPVGNCPILDPATGEALIDSEGRRSYTTSIVYGPSIGKNIALGYLPYEYCQKGRELEIEYFGDNYTVTVEAVGYGALYDPENGKPRS encoded by the coding sequence ATGTCTAAATTTCCGAGTAAAGCCAAGGTCGTTATTATCGGCCAGGGCGGTATTGTTGGCGCGTCAGTCGTCCACCACCTGATCGAACGTGGCTGGGACGATATCGTTGGTATCGATAAGTCTGCAATCCCAACAGACATCGGTTCTACTGCGCACGCATCTGACTTCTGTTTCAATACAGCTCACGATCAGATGACGATGTTCACTACTAAGTACTCAATCGACTTCTATGAAGCGATGGGTCGTTATGAGCGTATCGGTGGTATCGAAGTTGCGCGTAATGGCGATACTGAGCGTATGGATGAGCTGAAGCGCCGTGTAACTTCCGGTAAAGCTTTCGGTAACAATGTTCGTATGATGAGCACTGCTGAAGCTAAAGAAAAATTCCCGCTGTTGGAAGAAGATGTTATCCAGGGTGCGTTGTGGGATCCGGATGCAGGTCTGGTTGTGCCACGTTCTCAGACAGTTGCCGGTGAACTGGTAGAAGCTGCTGAAAAAACAGGCAAGCTGACGACGTTTGCAAACACTTCATGCACGGGTCTGAAAATTGAAGATGGCCGCATTAAAGGTGTAGAAACCGAGCGCGGTTACATCGAAGCTGAGCACGTGGTTGTATGTGCTGGTCTTTGGGGCCGACTGATCGCAGAAATGGCGGGCGAAGATCTGCCAGTTATGCCTGTTGATCACCCACTGACATTCTTCAAACCGTTTAACGAGTTTGAAAATACCGGTAAAGAAATTGGTTACCCATTGCTGCGTGACCAGGGTAACTCTGCTTACCTGCGTGATACTGGTGACCCGAAGAGCGCCGAAGGCGGTCAGTTAGAGTGGGGTTACTACGAAGAGAAAGAGCCACGCATGTGTCACCCACGTGACATTCTTGAAAAAGAAGAAGCGCGTCTGTCTCCTTCACAGCGTGATCTGGAGCTGGAAGAAGTTATTGAGCCACTTGAAAAGGCGATGGAACTGACGCCTATCCTGGCTGAGCTGGGTTACGACGAGAAATACTCTTTCAATGGTCTACTGCAGGTAACTGCAGATGGCGGTCCTTCGATTGGTGAATCTTCGAATGTTCGTGGCCTGTGGTACGGTGTTTCCGTATGGGTTAAAGACGGCCCGGGTACTGGTAAAGTTATCGCTGACTGGATGACTGATGGCCGTACTGAATTTGACCACAGCAGCATTGATGTTGCTCGTGCGTACCCGTTCCAGTGTGAAGAACAGTACATTCACGACCGTTGCTACGAGTCTGCTTTCAAGATTTATAACCCACCTGTTCATAACCGTGAGCCATACACTGCTGCCCGTGGTAAGTTCCGCAGCCCATTCTGGGAGCGTGAAAACGAGCTAGGCGGTTACTTCATGGAAATCGTTGGTTGGGAACGTGCTCACGGTTACGCGAGCAACGAACATCTGTTAGAAGAGTACGGCGACCGTATTCCTGTTCGTGAAGCTGAATGGGATAGCCGTCACTTCTTCCGTGTATCTAACGCTGAGCATCTGAAGATGTCTGAAGATGTAGGCATGGTTAACCTGTCTCACTTCGCGATCATTGATGTTACCGGTCCTGATGCTGAGAAGCTGATGGAATACACTTGTGTTGCTAAAGTTGGTGCTGATACGCCAATCGGTAAGGGTGTATACACACACTTCCTGGATGCTGTAGGTGGCGTACGTGCCGACTTAACAGTACTGCGTCTGGGCGAGCAGCACTATCGTGTAATCGATGGTGGTGATGCTGGTCACCGTGACCTGGTATGGCTGAAGCGTATGGCTCAGGATATGGGCTTTAATGCTGAAGTGACCAACGAGACTGCAAACTACGGCTGTCTGGGTGTATGGGGTCCTAACGCTCGTACAGTTCTGGAAAAAGTTGTTGATGATCCAGCGTCTATCAGCCTGGAAAACTACCCGTTCGCAGCGGTTAAAGACATCAAGATCGGTGGCGTTGACTACACTTTCTTCCGTATTTCTTACGTAGGTGAGCAAGGTTGGGAAATCCACTTCAAGATGGAAGATGGTCTGGCGTTGTGGGATGCGGTATACGCACAGGGTGTAACACCTGTAGGTATCGAAACTTACGCAAACAGCCGTCGTCTGGAGAAGAGCTTACGTCTGCAGAACGCTGATATCCTGACAGAATACAACCTGCTGGAAGTTGATTTGGCGCGTCCTAAAGTTAAGGCTGCTGAATTCTTCGGTAAGGATGCTCTGTTGGCTCACCGTGAGCGTGAGCACCAGCCAGCGTACCTGTGTACTCTGACAATGAACGACAACGTAGACTCTGCTGGTGTTGCCCGTTACCCAGTTGGTAACTGCCCAATTCTTGATCCGGCTACCGGTGAAGCGCTGATCGACTCTGAAGGTCGTCGTTCTTACACTACCAGTATCGTTTACGGTCCAAGCATTGGTAAGAACATTGCACTGGGTTATCTGCCTTACGAGTACTGTCAGAAAGGCCGTGAGTTGGAAATTGAATACTTCGGTGACAACTACACAGTAACTGTTGAAGCTGTAGGTTACGGCGCACTGTACGATCCAGAGAACGGTAAGCCACGCTCTTAA
- a CDS encoding aminotransferase-like domain-containing protein translates to MPVSRYKQIVDVLAADIRDGRLTPGSRLPTHRNLARENGIALVTASRVYAELESMGLVSGETGRGTFVRETALPASHGIDQPSKTDGLLDLNFNSPSLPSQTKILREALRELGASGDLEALLHYQPHAGRKHERAIVAEHLIDRGLDVSSEQVLIVSGAQHGLATTVMALLRPGDVVAADALIYPGFKVLSEVHRLELAPLPFLSEGEGGLGGPDLDALELLCQRRKIRAVYTMPTLHNPMGWVLSAQQRERLVNIARQYDLLIIEDAAYAFHAENAPLPVAAIAPERTVYVSGLSKSVATGLRVGFVAAPVSYVPRIERTIRATTWNTPGLMTKLACRWIEDGTVTRLEAEKREDAKARQCLAKDILHEFEYISHPAAYFIWLPLPEEARADQIVMELLRANISVSTAEPFATTDYVPHALRLALGSVDLDVLPMALKKVRDVISPYMY, encoded by the coding sequence ATGCCAGTTTCGCGCTATAAGCAGATTGTGGATGTTCTTGCTGCCGATATTCGGGATGGACGCCTGACCCCCGGTTCCCGGTTGCCGACACACAGAAATCTGGCCAGAGAAAATGGTATTGCGCTGGTAACCGCATCGCGAGTGTATGCGGAGCTTGAGTCAATGGGGCTTGTGAGTGGTGAGACAGGGCGAGGTACCTTTGTCAGGGAAACAGCCTTGCCGGCAAGCCACGGTATAGATCAGCCGTCAAAAACTGACGGGCTTCTGGATTTAAACTTTAATTCGCCCTCTTTACCCAGTCAGACGAAAATACTTCGTGAGGCACTGCGTGAGCTAGGAGCCTCCGGAGATCTGGAAGCATTGCTGCATTATCAGCCTCATGCGGGCCGAAAACATGAGCGAGCAATAGTTGCGGAACATCTTATAGACCGCGGTCTTGATGTGAGTTCTGAGCAAGTACTGATAGTCAGTGGTGCGCAGCATGGGCTGGCAACAACGGTGATGGCGTTACTCAGGCCTGGCGATGTGGTTGCTGCTGATGCGCTGATATACCCGGGTTTTAAAGTGTTATCTGAAGTGCATCGTTTGGAGTTGGCGCCGCTGCCTTTTTTATCTGAAGGCGAGGGGGGGCTTGGTGGTCCTGATCTGGATGCGCTGGAGTTACTGTGTCAGCGACGCAAGATTCGCGCTGTTTATACGATGCCTACGCTACATAACCCTATGGGCTGGGTTCTGAGCGCGCAGCAACGAGAGAGGCTTGTAAATATAGCCAGACAATATGACTTACTTATTATTGAGGATGCTGCTTATGCATTTCATGCGGAGAATGCACCTTTGCCGGTAGCTGCAATCGCGCCTGAGCGAACCGTATATGTTTCCGGGTTATCTAAAAGTGTTGCTACAGGCTTGAGAGTAGGGTTTGTGGCTGCACCGGTCAGTTATGTACCCCGTATAGAGCGAACGATACGGGCGACTACCTGGAATACTCCGGGCCTAATGACCAAGCTGGCTTGCCGTTGGATTGAAGACGGTACGGTTACCCGGCTAGAGGCGGAAAAACGCGAGGATGCAAAGGCCAGGCAGTGTCTGGCGAAAGATATACTGCATGAGTTTGAATATATCAGTCATCCGGCAGCTTATTTTATCTGGCTACCTTTGCCGGAAGAGGCTCGGGCAGATCAGATTGTGATGGAGTTGTTACGGGCAAATATTTCAGTATCGACAGCTGAGCCTTTTGCAACGACTGATTATGTGCCTCATGCACTGCGTTTAGCATTAGGGTCAGTTGATTTAGATGTGTTACCAATGGCACTCAAAAAGGTGCGGGATGTGATTAGTCCATATATGTACTGA
- a CDS encoding DJ-1/PfpI family protein translates to MHISILSFDAFNELDSLIALGILNRIQNKGWRVTIASPTPQVKSMNGVIMQRHVSLSEASNADAVIVGSGMKTRDIIQDKDIMSQLKLDPSRQLIGAQCSGALILAKLGLLNEVPACTDLTTKPWVQEAGVEVLNQAFYAKNNIATAGGCLASQYLAIWLIARLEGIDAAKDAMHYVAPVGEKDEYVQRAINNIAEYLPDDFVVC, encoded by the coding sequence ATGCATATTTCCATCTTAAGCTTCGATGCATTTAACGAACTGGATTCACTGATTGCGCTGGGTATTTTAAACCGGATTCAAAACAAGGGCTGGCGAGTTACCATCGCCAGCCCAACTCCACAGGTGAAGTCAATGAATGGTGTCATCATGCAGCGCCACGTTTCCCTCAGCGAAGCCAGTAACGCTGATGCTGTAATTGTTGGCAGTGGTATGAAAACCCGCGACATCATTCAGGACAAAGACATCATGTCACAACTGAAGCTCGACCCGTCACGTCAGTTAATCGGCGCGCAGTGCTCAGGAGCTTTAATACTTGCCAAGCTAGGCCTGCTTAACGAAGTACCTGCCTGTACTGACCTGACTACCAAACCCTGGGTACAGGAAGCAGGTGTAGAAGTACTCAATCAGGCTTTTTATGCAAAAAACAATATAGCGACTGCCGGTGGTTGTCTGGCGTCTCAATATCTCGCCATCTGGCTTATTGCACGCCTGGAAGGCATTGACGCTGCTAAAGACGCCATGCACTACGTTGCTCCTGTCGGCGAAAAAGACGAATACGTACAACGGGCCATTAATAATATTGCTGAATACTTACCGGATGACTTTGTCGTGTGTTGA
- a CDS encoding sensor histidine kinase: protein MLSIKSVSLNSFRRLKKMTALRQAVFLTLLFLTVLMTAGWFSAQWISRELDSGINDELKLRHETLARQLQEQQAAVGLLPNSSVIFASFIDAGKKTYGYQSDKLYRKAGLSNVELDIVHSHEKSRWRIYNAPAAGGQLVIAINLDHRYDVLERIGQSYLVVSIIVSLVTLMAGLLIGLYNQQRYNRISKTLDTIAAGDLSARINLNKARDDLDLVAQRIDLTTVRLESLVKQTQDLSANIAHDLKTPMARLRARIESALLSPEAEENAVTLEAALEQIDKMIATFEAILRIAYLNSGEYRASFQPLALNEIVLETADIYSPVVEDSGRKLRLDIKGQTDVMCSRELLIQLLANLIENAIRHTPEGSVIWLSCHERSLTIEDNGPGVPESERLRVLEPMYRLEKSRSTSGSGLGLSLVNTIAQLHQAKLVLADTTGNKSSHGLKVQLAFPVAERL from the coding sequence ATGTTATCGATCAAGTCAGTTAGCCTGAATAGCTTCCGCCGTCTGAAAAAAATGACGGCTTTACGTCAGGCTGTCTTTTTGACTCTGTTGTTCCTAACAGTATTGATGACAGCGGGCTGGTTCAGCGCGCAATGGATAAGTCGTGAGCTGGACAGTGGTATCAATGATGAGCTTAAGCTACGGCACGAAACGCTTGCCCGGCAGTTACAGGAACAACAAGCGGCGGTAGGACTATTGCCTAATAGCTCTGTTATTTTTGCCAGTTTTATTGATGCAGGCAAAAAAACTTACGGTTATCAATCCGACAAATTATATCGTAAAGCAGGGCTTTCGAATGTCGAGTTAGATATTGTTCACTCCCATGAGAAAAGTCGCTGGCGTATTTATAATGCGCCTGCAGCAGGTGGGCAGTTGGTGATTGCCATTAATCTGGATCATCGTTACGACGTTCTGGAGCGTATCGGTCAGTCTTATTTAGTGGTCAGCATTATTGTTAGTCTGGTAACACTAATGGCGGGCCTGTTGATAGGTTTGTATAACCAGCAGCGGTATAACCGTATCAGTAAGACTTTGGATACTATTGCTGCGGGTGATTTGTCCGCCCGGATTAATCTGAATAAGGCCCGTGATGATTTAGACCTGGTGGCTCAGCGCATTGATTTAACAACCGTTCGGTTGGAAAGCCTGGTTAAGCAGACGCAGGATTTATCCGCGAATATTGCGCATGATCTGAAAACGCCTATGGCACGTCTCAGAGCCAGAATTGAATCAGCTTTGCTCAGTCCTGAAGCGGAAGAAAATGCCGTCACACTGGAAGCAGCGCTAGAGCAGATAGATAAAATGATAGCTACCTTTGAAGCTATTTTGCGCATTGCCTATCTTAATTCCGGTGAATATAGGGCAAGTTTTCAGCCATTAGCACTGAATGAAATTGTGCTGGAAACGGCTGATATTTATAGCCCGGTTGTTGAAGATTCAGGGCGTAAGTTGCGGCTGGATATTAAGGGACAAACTGATGTTATGTGCTCACGGGAGTTACTGATTCAGTTGCTGGCCAATCTGATTGAAAACGCAATTCGTCATACTCCTGAGGGGAGTGTTATCTGGTTGTCCTGTCACGAACGCTCTTTAACAATTGAGGATAATGGTCCTGGAGTACCAGAAAGTGAGCGTCTGAGAGTGCTTGAACCTATGTATCGTCTTGAAAAGAGCCGTAGTACATCAGGCAGCGGGCTTGGGCTATCGTTGGTGAATACAATCGCTCAGTTACATCAGGCTAAGTTAGTATTGGCTGATACGACAGGTAATAAGAGTTCTCATGGATTGAAAGTTCAGCTGGCGTTTCCGGTTGCTGAGCGTTTGTAA
- a CDS encoding response regulator → MRILVLEDDSELGNWIQTGLTDAGHVVDWLEDGRHALAAATTQEYDVVLLDRMTPGLDGLSVLKAMRAAKNNVPVLILSALGDVECRVQGLDAGSDDYLAKPFAFTELLARINALGRRSLGTPQESSQVLVAGDLELDLLKRQCVRQGKSIELNTKEFLLLEILLRNPGRIQTKAMLLEKVWDLRFDPTTSVVETHISRLRGKVDKPFNDTLIRTVRGAGYVIDQVS, encoded by the coding sequence ATGCGTATTCTCGTACTTGAAGATGATTCAGAGCTGGGTAACTGGATTCAAACAGGACTCACCGATGCCGGGCATGTGGTGGACTGGTTGGAAGACGGGCGCCATGCGCTGGCCGCAGCCACTACCCAGGAATATGACGTTGTTTTGCTCGACAGGATGACACCGGGGCTGGATGGCTTATCGGTTCTTAAAGCCATGCGTGCTGCAAAGAATAACGTTCCGGTATTAATTCTTTCTGCACTGGGTGATGTTGAATGTCGGGTTCAGGGGTTGGATGCAGGTAGTGATGACTACCTGGCTAAGCCTTTTGCTTTTACTGAGTTGCTGGCGCGGATTAATGCTTTGGGTCGTCGGTCTCTGGGAACCCCGCAAGAAAGTAGTCAGGTGCTGGTGGCGGGAGATTTAGAGTTGGATTTGCTGAAGCGTCAGTGTGTTCGGCAAGGTAAAAGTATAGAACTGAATACAAAAGAGTTTCTGTTGCTGGAAATATTGTTACGTAACCCGGGGCGCATTCAGACAAAAGCAATGTTGCTGGAAAAGGTCTGGGATTTGAGGTTTGATCCAACCACAAGCGTAGTGGAAACCCATATCAGCCGGCTGCGGGGCAAAGTAGATAAGCCTTTTAATGACACGCTGATCCGAACAGTGCGGGGAGCGGGCTATGTTATCGATCAAGTCAGTTAG
- a CDS encoding DUF5677 domain-containing protein produces the protein MPNHSNTTYISAAESAVITRAKTASQKNGYSELSILTTARKAGMEDYYNALYVMGSTAIHSGLLSIEEHLVTDANNVVKKLVNEPFHENYEVTVLSASDLMMNAIFAIDTIYNRTENKEAGELGKRLQLALSHEAECS, from the coding sequence TTGCCGAACCACAGCAATACAACATATATATCAGCAGCTGAATCCGCCGTCATAACAAGAGCTAAGACAGCTTCGCAAAAAAACGGATACTCTGAGCTAAGCATTCTTACAACCGCTCGTAAAGCTGGTATGGAGGACTACTACAATGCCCTTTACGTAATGGGAAGTACCGCCATTCATTCTGGATTACTTTCTATCGAAGAGCATTTAGTAACTGACGCTAACAATGTCGTTAAAAAACTAGTCAATGAGCCATTTCATGAGAACTACGAAGTCACAGTATTATCAGCAAGTGACCTTATGATGAATGCGATTTTTGCTATAGATACGATCTACAACCGTACGGAAAACAAAGAGGCTGGAGAACTTGGAAAAAGGCTTCAATTGGCACTATCCCATGAAGCTGAATGCTCATAA